The genomic stretch GACCGTTCTCCGTCAGGCCGCCCAACAAAGCGGTATAACCCGTTGGGAAACCGGCAAAATAGCGGGCGCTGCTGGTCGAGCGTAAAAGCACCACATCATTGCACTTCACCCACAGCGATTCCAGAATCTCTTTCAGGAACGCGGGCTCCTCGCCCCGCGAGAGCGAAGCCTGATAAAACGGCAGCATATACTGGTCAAAGCGCCCGATGGAGAGCGAGCTGGCGTTAGATTCATATTGCAAAATCACGTTCATATACCAGAACAACTGACACGCCTGCCAGAACGTTTGCGGCTTATGCTGCGCGTTGTGGCGCGAGATTTCTGCAATCTTCCGTAATTCTTCTCGCCGTGAAGCTTCATCACAGACGGTAGCAAGCGTTTCAGCCAGCGCGGCGTAGCGCAGAATATGACGCTGGGACGCTTCAAGCAGAATCAGCGCGGCGGCATAAAACGTGTTCTGGGCATCGCGGGCGCAGTGTTCGCGCAATTCTTCCACCAGCGCACCCAGGCCGTTATTGAGCAGGCGCGGATAATCAATAATGATATGCCCCTGCCCTTTGTCCGTCTGGTTGACGCTGAAAATTTGCGTCCCCACAGCGGCTTTCACCTCATCCGTCATCTGGCTGTTGATGAAATCCTTCATCGACCGTTTTTCCCAGTAGGGATAAAGCACGTCACGGTAGATCTGCTTATCCTCTTCGCTGATTTCAAAGCGGTCCTGTGGACGAGTGGAGAACTGATCCAGCTCCTTAAGCAGCCAGTACGGATCCATCTCAGGAGACATAATGCCCGCGCGCGGTTTAACGGTCCGGTTGCCGGCAATCAGTTCCTCATCACGAATCGCGATGTTCACATGGTCAAGAATGTACGCCGTGGCTTTTGCTCGCCTGAGGATAACCGGCTCGCCTTCCGTCTGCTGATGGCTGGCGGTATAGAGCAAAGCACGCTCAAGCGAAATTTCACGCGGGCTGGCAAAGAGTGCGTCTTTCAAACGCTGGGTACGATTCGTCATGAAGGAACTCCTGTAATGGAAAACAAGCCCGCCCCGAAGGGCGGGTGAGCGTCAGGCGGTTTGCGCCAGGTGGGCATCAATTTTGTTCATGATGGCGTCGGCACGTTTAACCGCGTCGCTGATATTGACGCGCACGATGGTTTTCCCGGTAAAACGTTCTTCGAACTTAATGCCAATATCTTTGGTCAGGATCACCATATCCGCTGCGGCGATATCCTCAGCATTCAGTTCGTTCTCAAGACCAATGGACCCCTGCGTTTCAACCTTCACTTCCCAGCCTTTGGCTTTAGCGGCGCTTTCCAGCGCTTCGGCCGCCATGTAGGTATGGGCAACGCCTGACGGGCATGCTGTTACTGCGATAATTCGGGCCATGTTCTCTTCCTCACTCAGTTAATTTCGAAATCCAGATCCAGGTCGTCCTCTTTTTCCTCGACCTGTTTTGCATTCTTGCGGGCAATACTCTTCAGCACGTTGACGCTAATGGCCGTGACTACAGCCCCTAGGGCGACCGCAGCGATGTAGCCCAGTTTGCCTTCCACCACAGGGAGAACGATAAGCCCGCCCCATCCCGCATAACATTGCGCACCCATCACGGCAGCCGTCACTGCGCCACACGCCGAGCCCAGCATGATGGAGGGAATGACACGCAGAGGATCGGCAGCGGCGAACGGAATGGCCCCTTCGGTAACTCCCACGCAGCCCATCACTAATGCAGCCTTGCCCGCTTCGCGCTCTTCAGCGGTAAAGTTTTTGCGGTTAATCAGCGTCGCCAGGCCTAATCCCAGCGGTGGCACACAAATACCGACTGCCGCAATCGCCACCACGGTGTAGACGCCCTGAGCAACGCAGATCAGCATGAAGGCGTAGGCGACTTTATTAATCGGGCCGCCCATGTCGAAGGCCAGCATCAACCCCATGATGACGGCCAGCACGACGATGCTGCCCTGCTGCATCCCTTGCAGCCACTGGGTTAAGCCCGTCGTCAACGCACCAACAGGTTCGCCCAGACCCCACATCATGATGCCCGCGGTAACAAAGGTGCCGATGATAGGGATGATGAAGATAGGCATGACGGAGCGCAGGACTTTCGGGACCGGCAGTTTTTTCAGATACCAGACCACAATCCCGCCGAGGATCCCGGCAATAATGGCGCCGAAGAAACCCGCACCGAAGCTGTTACCGACCCACGCGGCAATAGCGCAGGGAGCAAGCGCGGCGCGCTCGGCAATGGAATAGCCAATATAGGCGGCCAGGAAAGGCACCATCAGCGTTAACCCCGCCACGCCGATATCAAATAGCTTTTTGAGGTTGGGATCGGTTGCGGCATCAGGTACCGCGCCCTTGCCGTACAGCATGACCGACACCGCCAGCAAAATACCGCCCGCGACCACGAACGGGATCATGTGCGACACCCCAGTCATCAGATGCTGCCGCGTGTTCTTGAGAATATGCACCAACTCTTTCATATGTCGCTCCTGACCAAAAACCATAAAGATGTTGTGGCAAACAATAGGCAATCAGGAAGACGGCGGACAGGAGACAAAAAGGTCATTTACTGGATTTTTGTAAGATTGAAATAAAAATGCGATCCGCCTCGACATTTCCTGTAGACGTTACACATAAGACAAACCGCCACAACCTGTGAGTCAAATCTCACTTTTCACGTGATATTACATTTGTCCAGCTTTTGGCAGATTTGTCACATGGCGCGCGTCATCAACACGCTCGTATGCTGTTCCCCAATGAATGATGATGAGTTTCAGGAGTGTGTATGGCTCTGGTAGTGGAATTTACCTGTGCATTGCCCAACGGTGTTCACGCGCGTCCGGCAAGTCATGTGGAGACGCTGTGCAATACGTTTATCTCGCAAATCGAATGGCACAACCTGCGCACAGACCGTAAAGGGAACGCCAAGAGCGCACTGGCACTTATTGGTACCGATACGCTGGCAGGCGACGCCTGTCGCCTGGTGATCCACGGTGAAGATGAGCAGAGCGCCCATCAACGACTGGAACAATGGCTCCGGGAAGAGTTTCCACACTGTGATGCGCCGCTCGCAGAAGCCATCAATATTGAACGCGATCCGCTGCCAGAATCCCTCGTGCGCCTCAATCCAACGCTTTTCCGCGCCCTGCCCGTTTGCAGCGGTAGCGTCCGGGGCGTGTTGACCTTGCTGACCTCGCTGGATCTTAATGCACTGACGGATTTACCCGACGCGAAAAACGTGGAAGATGAACAGTCAGCGCTGGATAACGGCCTCACCCTGCTGGTGAAAAACATTGAGCTGCGCGCGCTGGACAGCGACAGCACCGCCTGCGCCATTCTTGAGGCACATCGTTCGCTGGCAACGGATACCTCTTTGCGCCAGCATCTTCTTGCGGGCGTGAGCCAGGGGCTAAGCTGCGCGCAAGCGATAATCGCCACAGCCAACCATTTCTGCGATGCGTTCTCTCGCTCCAGCAGCAGCTACTTACAGGAACGTGTGCTGGATGTGCGCGATGTTTGCTATCAACTCTTGCAACAAATTTATGGTGAACAACGCTTCCCGGCACCTGGACAGCTCACTCAGCCGAGCGTCTGCCTTGCCGACGACCTCACACCCGGCCAGTTCCTGGAACTTGATAAAACCCTACTCAAAGGGCTGCTGCTAAAAAGCGGCGGAACAACCTCGCACACCGTTATTCTTGCACGTTCCTTTAATATTCCGACGCTGGTGGGCGTTGACAGCGAAAGCCTGCTGCAGTGGCGCAATAAACCCGTATTTATCGATGGCAATGCCGGTGCGGTCGTGGTCAACGCCAGCGATGCGGTAGCGCGCTACTACCGACAGGAAGCACGGGTACAACAGGCACTACGCGAGCAGCAGGGCATCTGGCTTGACCGGGAAGCCAGAACCGCCGACGGCCTGCGCATTGAGATCGCCGCGAACATCGCCCACGCGGTGGAAGCGCAGGCAGCATTTACGAATGGCGCCGAGGGCGTTGGCCTGTTTCGCACCGAAATGCTGTATATGGACCGCAGCAGCGCGCCCGGTGAAAACGAGCTGTACAATATTTTCTGTCAGGCGCTGGAAAGCGCAAACGGGCGCAGCATTATCGTGCGCACCATGGATATCGGCGGCGATAAACCGGTGGCGTACCTGAATATCCCGGCCGAAAATAACCCGTTTCTCGGCTACCGCGCCGTCCGCATTTACGAAGAGTATGCAGCGCTTTTCACCACCCAGCTTCGGGCGATCCTGCGCGCCTCTGCTCACGGCAGCCTGAAGATCATGATCCCGATGATCTCTTCTATGGAAGAGATCCTGTGGGTGAAAGAGAAACTTGCCGAAGCGAAACAGCAGCTCCGGGCTGAACATATTCCGTTTGATGAGAAAATCCCGCTCGGCATCATGCTGGAAGTCCCTTCGGTGATGTTCATCATCGATCAGTGCTGCGAAGAGATTGATTTCTTTAGCATCGGTAGTAATGACCTGACGCAGTATCTGCTGGCCGTTGACCGCGACAACGCCAAAGTCACACGCCATTACAACAGCCTGAACCCGGCCTTCCTGAGGGCGCTGGATTATGCAGTACAGGCCGTCCATCGCCAGGGGAAATGGGTTGGCCTGTGCGGCGAGCTGGGCGCAAAAGGTTCAGTGCTGCCATTGCTGGTGGGCCTGGGCCTGGACGAGCTGAGCATGGGGTCGCCCGCCATTCCGGCAACCAAGGCGCGTCTGGCACAGCTTGATAGCCGCGCCTGCCGCCAGTTGCTGAATCAGGCCATGGCGTGTCGCACTTCGCTTGAAGTGGAACACCTGCTGGCGCAGTTCCGCATGAATCAGCAGGACACACCGCTGGTGACGCCACGATGTATTTCGCTGGATAACGACTGGAACAGTAAAGAAGAGGTCATGAAAGGGATGACCGATAACCTGCTGCTCGCCGGACGTTGCCGCTACCCCCGCAAGCTGGAGGCCGATCTGTGGGCGCGCGAAGCCGTTTTCTCCACCGGGCTTGGCTTCAGCTTCGCCATTCCGCACAGCAAGTCTGAGCATATTGAGCAATCCACCATCAGCGTTGCACGCCTGAGAAGCCCCGTCATGTGGGGAGATGAAGAAGCACAATTCATCATCATGCTGACGCTGAACAAACACGCCGCGGGCGACCAGCACATGCGTATTTTCTCCCGCCTGGCCCGCCGCATCATGCATGACGATTTCCGCAACGCGCTGGTTAACGCCAGCTCCGGGGAGGCGATTGCTTCCCTGCTACAACACGAATTAGAACTGTAAAACGAGGAAGTGTGATGGAACTGTACCTGGATACCGCCAACGTGGCGGAAGTTGAACGCCTGGCGCGCATCTTTCCCATTGCGGGCGTCACCACCAACCCGAGCATTATTGCCGCCAGCCGTGAATCCATCTGGGATGTGCTGCCGCGTCTGCAAAAAGCCATCGGACCGGAAGGCACGCTGTTTGCTCAAACCATGAGCCGCGATGCCGAAGGCATGGTGGCGGAGGCCAAACGCCTGAGTAACGCCGTCCCTGGCATCGTGGTGAAAATCCCGGTGACGGCTCAGGGGCTCATCGCGATTAAGGCATTGAAAAAAGAGGGGATAACCACGCTAGGTACTGCCGTTTACAGCGCTGCGCAGGGTTTGCTTGCCGCACTGGCAGGCGCGAAATATGTCGCACCGTACGTAAACCGCGTTGACGCGCAGGGTGGTGACGGCATTCGCATG from Enterobacter dykesii encodes the following:
- the ptsP gene encoding phosphoenolpyruvate--protein phosphotransferase; this encodes MALVVEFTCALPNGVHARPASHVETLCNTFISQIEWHNLRTDRKGNAKSALALIGTDTLAGDACRLVIHGEDEQSAHQRLEQWLREEFPHCDAPLAEAINIERDPLPESLVRLNPTLFRALPVCSGSVRGVLTLLTSLDLNALTDLPDAKNVEDEQSALDNGLTLLVKNIELRALDSDSTACAILEAHRSLATDTSLRQHLLAGVSQGLSCAQAIIATANHFCDAFSRSSSSYLQERVLDVRDVCYQLLQQIYGEQRFPAPGQLTQPSVCLADDLTPGQFLELDKTLLKGLLLKSGGTTSHTVILARSFNIPTLVGVDSESLLQWRNKPVFIDGNAGAVVVNASDAVARYYRQEARVQQALREQQGIWLDREARTADGLRIEIAANIAHAVEAQAAFTNGAEGVGLFRTEMLYMDRSSAPGENELYNIFCQALESANGRSIIVRTMDIGGDKPVAYLNIPAENNPFLGYRAVRIYEEYAALFTTQLRAILRASAHGSLKIMIPMISSMEEILWVKEKLAEAKQQLRAEHIPFDEKIPLGIMLEVPSVMFIIDQCCEEIDFFSIGSNDLTQYLLAVDRDNAKVTRHYNSLNPAFLRALDYAVQAVHRQGKWVGLCGELGAKGSVLPLLVGLGLDELSMGSPAIPATKARLAQLDSRACRQLLNQAMACRTSLEVEHLLAQFRMNQQDTPLVTPRCISLDNDWNSKEEVMKGMTDNLLLAGRCRYPRKLEADLWAREAVFSTGLGFSFAIPHSKSEHIEQSTISVARLRSPVMWGDEEAQFIIMLTLNKHAAGDQHMRIFSRLARRIMHDDFRNALVNASSGEAIASLLQHELEL
- a CDS encoding PTS fructose-like transporter subunit IIB; this encodes MARIIAVTACPSGVAHTYMAAEALESAAKAKGWEVKVETQGSIGLENELNAEDIAAADMVILTKDIGIKFEERFTGKTIVRVNISDAVKRADAIMNKIDAHLAQTA
- a CDS encoding PTS fructose transporter subunit EIIC, producing MKELVHILKNTRQHLMTGVSHMIPFVVAGGILLAVSVMLYGKGAVPDAATDPNLKKLFDIGVAGLTLMVPFLAAYIGYSIAERAALAPCAIAAWVGNSFGAGFFGAIIAGILGGIVVWYLKKLPVPKVLRSVMPIFIIPIIGTFVTAGIMMWGLGEPVGALTTGLTQWLQGMQQGSIVVLAVIMGLMLAFDMGGPINKVAYAFMLICVAQGVYTVVAIAAVGICVPPLGLGLATLINRKNFTAEEREAGKAALVMGCVGVTEGAIPFAAADPLRVIPSIMLGSACGAVTAAVMGAQCYAGWGGLIVLPVVEGKLGYIAAVALGAVVTAISVNVLKSIARKNAKQVEEKEDDLDLDFEIN
- the fsa gene encoding fructose-6-phosphate aldolase — protein: MELYLDTANVAEVERLARIFPIAGVTTNPSIIAASRESIWDVLPRLQKAIGPEGTLFAQTMSRDAEGMVAEAKRLSNAVPGIVVKIPVTAQGLIAIKALKKEGITTLGTAVYSAAQGLLAALAGAKYVAPYVNRVDAQGGDGIRMVQELQSLLELHAPDSKVLAASFKTPRQALDCLLAGCEAITLPLDVAQQMLGTPAVESAIEKFEQDWKNAFGNLNL